AGGCCAAGTAAACGCTGGGCAGCAGCAGCAGTATGGAGACCAGCGCGGCAGTCGTCGGCGTGGTCGCGTCGGCCAAGAAGCCCACCAAAAAGATCAGCAGGCCCGCCACGCCCCATGAAAAGCCCATCATGATGCTGCTGGCCACGGCCACGTGCTCCGGCGCGTATTCCTGCGCGGTGACGATGCCCACTGGAACACTGGAATTGACCGCCGCGCCCACCAAAAAGGTCAGGGGGTAAAACCACCACTGGCCGGGGTTGGAGTAAATCAGGATGGCGAACAGCGGCAAAGTCGCCAGAATCGCGGACTTGAGCACCGGCACCCGCCCGATCTGGTCGGAAATACGCCCGCCCACGATGCCGCCCACCGCCGAGGCCACCGCGAAAATCGCCAGTGTGATGGCCACCTCGCGCAGGCCGTAGCCGCGTGCCACCAAGATAAAAGGCAACATGGCGTTGTAACCGATGCTGGCAAAGCTCCGCAGCACCGCCATGCCCCACAGCGTCACCATCGGCCCCCTGAAAATACCGAGGTAGGCTTTGACGGTCAGCCGCTTGGCGGTTGGATGATAGTCCGGCGTAATGGCGTAACTGACAGCGCCAATCACCAGCCCAATCAAACCGAACCAGTGCAGGTTCGCCAGGCCCGCGCTGGCAAACACCGGGCCGAGCGCCATGCCCGCCGTGCCGCCCGCGCTAAACAAGCTGGCCCACAAACCGCGTTTGGCCTGCGGACTCGAACGCGCCACGTAAGCCGCGCCCGCCGGATGAAAAAAGCCACTGCCCAAACCCGCGACGGCCACCAGCAGCACCAACATCCCGAACCAGGGCATGAAGCCGATCAGGGTCAAGCCCAGTCCGGTGAAGACTGGCCCGAAGGCGGCCATGGCGCGGCTGCCGAGCCGCTCGCCGATGACCCCCAGGAGCGGCTGCAACACGCTGCTGGTCAGCGAAAAAATGCTGGAAAGCAGCGTGATGGCCGCGATGCTCACCCCAAATTTGGTGTGCAACTCTGGCCCCAGCGGGGTGAGAATAGCCCCGTAAGCGTCGTTGATGAGGTGGCCCAGCGTCACTGCCGTCGCAATCGCTGCGCCACCTTGAAAAGTGCGTACCGTCACCGTTCCCGTACTCATGCTGACCTCACCCATGTTCGCTGCTTTCAAGTCTAAGAACTTTCAGCTTTAAGCTAACACGCTCAGGGTTGGGCGGCAGTAAGCCAAATGTATTAGCGGCTTCAAGTCATGAGACAGCAAGGGAAGCCCACTTCTGCCTCCCCTTTTGCTCATGAGATTTAAACCTGCTCCTATCTCACCCGCGTGCCGCTCGGCAAATCCAGCCCCGTGCCCAGCAAATCCAAATTCCCCTCTGCGTCCTCGGCTGCCAGGATCATGCCCTGCGACTGAATGCCGCGCAGCTTGGCGGGCTTGAGGTTGGCGACCAGCACCACTTTGCGGCCCACCAAGTCTTCCGGCGCGAACCACTGGCGAATCCCGCTGACCACCGTGCGCTCCTCTGAGGTTCCATCGGCATGGCCCATCTTGACCGTCAGTTTGAGCAGCTTGTCGGCTTTGGCCACCGCTTCGGCGGCGATGACTTCCACGATGCGCAGATCAATTTTGGCGAAGTCGTCAATACTGATCAGGTTGTCTGTTTCAGTCTGGGGTTCGGGCGCGGGCGCAGCCTCGGCGGGTTTGGCAGGCGTCTCTTGGGCAGGAGCTTGTACGGTCATGGTTTTGCCTTTCTTCTCTTGAGTCGGCTGAGGCTGGGCGGTGGGCGCGGCTTCGGCTGCACCTTCTTTGAGCTGTTCCGGCTTCGGAAACAACACCGGCCCGCCCAACACCCGCGTTCCTCCGGCGATCAACCCCCAAGCAGGCGTCAAGGTATAGCTTTGCCCGCCGAGGCCGAGTTGCTCCCGCAGAGCGCGGGATTTGCTGGGAATAGCGGCTTCCAGGGCCACGCTCGCCACCCGCAGTCCCTCGGCGGCGGTGTACAGCACGGTATCGAGTTTGGCCGCGTCGTCAGGGTTTTTGGCCAGCGCCCAGGGCGCACTCTCAGCGATGTAGCGGTTGAGGTCGCGCACGAATTCCATGGCGGCTTCCAGCGCCATATTGACCTTGAGATCGCGCACCAGCACCATGATCCGGTCCGGCAAGGCCAGCGCCGCCGTCCGGATGCCTTCTTCGCGCACGCCCAGCGGCCCAGACGCAGGCAAGATGCCGTCCCGGTATTTCTGAATCATGCTGACGGTGCGCGAGAGCAAATTGCCCAAGTCGTTGGCGAGGTCGGCGTTCTGACGGTTGATCAAAATGCCCGCGCCATAAGGGCTGTCGGCGCTGAGGGTCGCCTCGCGCAGCAAGGTGTAGCGCACCGCGTCCACCCCGTAGGTTTCGATCAGCTCCACCGGATCGATGGCGTTGCCCAACGACTTGCCCATCTTGCGTCCGTCCTCAGCCAGAATGTGCGCGTGGACGACTAATTTTTGGTAAGGGGCCACGCCCGCCGCCCTGAGCATGGTGGGCCAGAAAATCGCGTGCGGCTTGAGAATATCCTTGCCCACCACGTGCCAGGCGTAGTCAAACCATTCGGGGTGCCCCTTGCTGCTCGGCGCGGAAAGGTAGTTGAGCAGCGCATCGAACCAGACGTAAGTGACGTGATCGGCGTCCCAAGGCAGCTCGATGCCCCACGGCACCCGGCTCTTGGGTCTGGAGATGCTGAGTGGCCCGATCGGTTCACGCAACATTTCAATCACTTCATTGCGGTAGCCCACCGGCTGAATGAACTCGGGGTGGGTCTGGATATGTTCGAGCAGCCACGCCTGATACTTCTCCATATTGAAGAAGTAATTGGCCTCGCGGCGCAGTTCCGGTGGGTCCTTATCACCGGGGAAACGCTTGACGCCGTCCGGCCCCGGCACCAGTTCCTTGTCGGTCACGTAGCGCTCGGCCCCCACCGAGTACAGGCCCTCATATTCGGCGAAGTAAATGTCGCCCGCTTCATAGACCCGCTGCAAGACGCCCTGCACATACTTCTTGTGCCGCGACTCGGTGGTGCGGATAAAGTCGTCGTAGCTGATATTGAGCCGGTCCCACAGGCCCTTGAAGGCCCGCTGAGCGAGGTCGTCCACAAAGCTCTGCGGGGTGCGTCCGGCTTTGGCGGCGGCCTTGCTGATCTTTTCGCCGTGTTCGTCGGTTCCGGTCACGAAATACACGTCATAGCCGGCGAGGCGGTGATAGCGGGCAATCGCGTCGGTCAGGATTTTTTCGTAGACGTGGCCAATGTGCGGCGCTCCGTTGGCGTAGTCAATAGCGGTGGTGATGTAGAAGGGCTGTTTGGCGCTGGGGTCTTTAGGGGTGTCGGACATGGGAAAGGCTCCTTAATCGCCGCCGACTTGAGGGTACAGTCTTGAATACACAGTCGGGGCGCAACTTCAACACAATAGCTTGTAGACGAAAATAAAAAGCGGGGCCTTTTCCAACCTTCTCGGAAAAAGCCCCGCTCGCACTGCCCCTTCGGCAGCTAGCGCGGGGGCATTCGCATCAATTGTACGTCGCGGCGGCGGGTCATGCTCCCAATTTAGCGCAACGAAGCAGGCGGCAAATCAGCGGATTGGCTTAGCGAGCGCCAAGCGGCCCGTCCGTCCCCAGATCAGAGCGCCCAGCGCCAGCACACCGGCCAAAATAATCACCAGTCCGGCGTTGCCCACCAACAAAAAGGCCAGCGGCAG
The sequence above is drawn from the Deinococcus detaillensis genome and encodes:
- a CDS encoding MFS transporter; its protein translation is MSTGTVTVRTFQGGAAIATAVTLGHLINDAYGAILTPLGPELHTKFGVSIAAITLLSSIFSLTSSVLQPLLGVIGERLGSRAMAAFGPVFTGLGLTLIGFMPWFGMLVLLVAVAGLGSGFFHPAGAAYVARSSPQAKRGLWASLFSAGGTAGMALGPVFASAGLANLHWFGLIGLVIGAVSYAITPDYHPTAKRLTVKAYLGIFRGPMVTLWGMAVLRSFASIGYNAMLPFILVARGYGLREVAITLAIFAVASAVGGIVGGRISDQIGRVPVLKSAILATLPLFAILIYSNPGQWWFYPLTFLVGAAVNSSVPVGIVTAQEYAPEHVAVASSIMMGFSWGVAGLLIFLVGFLADATTPTTAALVSILLLLPSVYLAYKLPEPPKQSFA
- the metG gene encoding methionine--tRNA ligase produces the protein MSDTPKDPSAKQPFYITTAIDYANGAPHIGHVYEKILTDAIARYHRLAGYDVYFVTGTDEHGEKISKAAAKAGRTPQSFVDDLAQRAFKGLWDRLNISYDDFIRTTESRHKKYVQGVLQRVYEAGDIYFAEYEGLYSVGAERYVTDKELVPGPDGVKRFPGDKDPPELRREANYFFNMEKYQAWLLEHIQTHPEFIQPVGYRNEVIEMLREPIGPLSISRPKSRVPWGIELPWDADHVTYVWFDALLNYLSAPSSKGHPEWFDYAWHVVGKDILKPHAIFWPTMLRAAGVAPYQKLVVHAHILAEDGRKMGKSLGNAIDPVELIETYGVDAVRYTLLREATLSADSPYGAGILINRQNADLANDLGNLLSRTVSMIQKYRDGILPASGPLGVREEGIRTAALALPDRIMVLVRDLKVNMALEAAMEFVRDLNRYIAESAPWALAKNPDDAAKLDTVLYTAAEGLRVASVALEAAIPSKSRALREQLGLGGQSYTLTPAWGLIAGGTRVLGGPVLFPKPEQLKEGAAEAAPTAQPQPTQEKKGKTMTVQAPAQETPAKPAEAAPAPEPQTETDNLISIDDFAKIDLRIVEVIAAEAVAKADKLLKLTVKMGHADGTSEERTVVSGIRQWFAPEDLVGRKVVLVANLKPAKLRGIQSQGMILAAEDAEGNLDLLGTGLDLPSGTRVR